A genomic region of Glycine max cultivar Williams 82 chromosome 15, Glycine_max_v4.0, whole genome shotgun sequence contains the following coding sequences:
- the LOC100799622 gene encoding GDSL esterase/lipase At1g29670 isoform X3: MLCLAISRCDLTQLLGFEKFIPPFANTSGSNILKGVNYASGGAGIRIETGSDMGATISLGLQLANHRVIVSEIATKLGSPDLARQYLEKCLYYLNTGNNDYMGNYFRPQLYPASRIYSLEQYAQALIEELSLNLQALHDLGARKYVLAGLGLIGCTPAVMHSHGTNGSCVEEHNAATYDYNNKLKALVDQFNNRFSANSKFILIHNGSNALDIAHGFLVSDAACCPSGCNPNQKPCNNRSDYVFWDEVHPTEAWNLVNAISAYNSTIDPAFTYPMNIKQLVDCEVKRELEFRNESTSQLSATE, from the exons ATGTTATGCCTTGCAATTTCAAGATGTGATTTGA CTCAACTTCTGGGATTTGAGAAATTCATTCCACCCTTTGCAAACACTAGTGGTTCAAACATACTTAAAGGTGTTAACTATGCATCAGGTGGAGCTGGAATACGCATTGAAACCGGCTCGGACATG GGTGCTACTATCAGCTTGGGATTACAGTTAGCAAATCACAGAGTCATAGTTTCTGAAATTGCTACGAAACTTGGAAGTCCTGACTTAGCTCGACAATACCTTGAAAAGTGCTTGTATTATTTGAACACAGGCAACAATGATTACATGGGCAACTACTTCCGTCCCCAGCTCTACCCAGCAAGCCGCATTTATAGCCTTGAGCAGTATGCACAAGCTCTGATTGAAGAGTTATCTCTGAATTTGCAG GCTTTACATGACCTTGGAGCGAGAAAGTATGTGTTGGCTGGGTTGGGCCTTATAGGATGCACACCAGCTGTGATGCATTCTCATGGGACAAATGGATCTTGTGTTGAAGAGCATAATGCTGCTACATACGATTATAATAACAAGCTTAAAGCTCTAGTGGATCAGTTCAATAACAGGTTCTCTGCTAATTCCAAATTCATCCTTATACACAATGGATCAAACGCCCTTGACATTGCACATG GGTTTTTGGTTTCGGATGCTGCTTGCTGCCCATCAGGGTGTAATCCCAACCAAAAGCCGTGCAATAATAGGAGTGACTATGTGTTTTGGGATGAAGTTCATCCCACCGAGGCATGGAACCTAGTTAATGCAATATCAGCTTATAATTCTACCATTGATCCAGCCTTTACTTATCCAATGAATATCAAGCAACTTGTAGACTGTGAAGTTAAGAGGGAATTGGAGTTCAGGAATGAATCCACTTCACAGCTCAGTGCCACTGAATAA
- the LOC100800157 gene encoding GDSL esterase/lipase At1g29670: protein MEMEAKTKPWLDLSLLLLAAYCMQQCVHGQSQQTPCMFIFGGYLSDNGNNNNLRTYSKSNYRPYGIDFPAGTTGRFTNGLTQADIIAELLGFTERIPPNANTSGSDILKGANYASGSAGIRPETGTHLGANINLERQIMNHRMNIYYQIAPRLGSLEKAGQHLNKCLYYVHIGNSDYINNYFLPLYYRTSRVYDLEGYANDLIRRYSRYIQHLQRLGARKFVLQGMGRIGCSPYAITTYKTNGSCYEVMNNAAGIFNGKLRSLVDQYNNRAPDSKFIFVNNTARNLGIVNTGGFTVTNASCCPIGLNVLCVQNSTACQNRAQHVFWDGLSTTEAFNRFVATLAYNGSNPAFTYPGNIKSLVQSNYNTSLNN from the exons ATGGAGATGGAAGCTAAGACTAAGCCTTGGCTGGACCTATCTCTTCTTCTATTGGCTGCATATTGCATGCAACAATGTGTCCATGGACAATCGCAGCAAACACCTTGCATGTTCATCTTTGGAGGCTATTTATCTGACAATGGAAATAACAACAACCTTCGAACATATTCAAAATCCAATTACAGACCATATGGCATCGACTTCCCAGCAGGCACAACTGGTAGATTTACCAATGGACTAACGCAAGCTGACATAATTG CTGAGCTTTTGGGATTTACGGAACGCATCCCACCCAATGCAAACACTAGTGGCTCGGACATACTTAAGGGTGCCAACTATGCATCTGGATCAGCAGGGATTCGCCCTGAGACCGGCACGCATCTA GGCGCCAATATCAATTTGGAAAGACAAATCATGAATCACAGAATGAATATATATTACCAAATTGCTCCAAGACTTGGAAGTTTAGAGAAAGCTGGACAACACCTTAACAAGTGCTTGTACTACGTGCATATAGGCAACAGTgattacataaataattacttCCTTCCGCTATATTACCGAACAAGCAGAGTGTATGACCTTGAGGGATACGCGAACGATCTTATTAGGCGCTACTCTCGATATATACAG CATCTGCAACGACTTGGGGCAAGAAAATTCGTGTTACAAGGGATGGGTCGTATAGGCTGCTCTCCATATGCCATCACTACGTATAAAACAAATGGATCTTGCTATGAAGTGATGAATAATGCTGCGGGAATATTCAATGGCAAGCTTAGATCTCTAGTGGACCAATACAATAACCGGGCTCCTGATTCCAAATTCATCTTTGTAAACAACACAGCCAGAAACCTTGGCATCGTCAATACCGGTG GTTTCACTGTAACGAATGCTTCTTGCTGCCCAATAGGGTTGAATGTGCTGTGTGTTCAGAATTCAACAGCATGCCAGAATAGGGCTCAACACGTGTTTTGGGATGGGCTCAGTACCACAGAAGCTTTCAACAGATTCGTTGCAACCCTTGCTTATAATGGTTCTAATCCAGCCTTCACTTACCCAGGGAATATCAAGAGCCTTGTTCAGTCCAATTACAATACGtccttaaataattaa
- the LOC100799622 gene encoding GDSL esterase/lipase At1g29670 isoform X2: MNFRGQIYELVWTTFCYLIKFFAQLLGFEKFIPPFANTSGSNILKGVNYASGGAGIRIETGSDMGATISLGLQLANHRVIVSEIATKLGSPDLARQYLEKCLYYLNTGNNDYMGNYFRPQLYPASRIYSLEQYAQALIEELSLNLQALHDLGARKYVLAGLGLIGCTPAVMHSHGTNGSCVEEHNAATYDYNNKLKALVDQFNNRFSANSKFILIHNGSNALDIAHGFLVSDAACCPSGCNPNQKPCNNRSDYVFWDEVHPTEAWNLVNAISAYNSTIDPAFTYPMNIKQLVDCEVKRELEFRNESTSQLSATE; this comes from the exons ATGAATTTTAGGGGTCAAATTTATGAGTTGGTGTGGACTACCTTCTGTTATCTGATCAAATTTTTCG CTCAACTTCTGGGATTTGAGAAATTCATTCCACCCTTTGCAAACACTAGTGGTTCAAACATACTTAAAGGTGTTAACTATGCATCAGGTGGAGCTGGAATACGCATTGAAACCGGCTCGGACATG GGTGCTACTATCAGCTTGGGATTACAGTTAGCAAATCACAGAGTCATAGTTTCTGAAATTGCTACGAAACTTGGAAGTCCTGACTTAGCTCGACAATACCTTGAAAAGTGCTTGTATTATTTGAACACAGGCAACAATGATTACATGGGCAACTACTTCCGTCCCCAGCTCTACCCAGCAAGCCGCATTTATAGCCTTGAGCAGTATGCACAAGCTCTGATTGAAGAGTTATCTCTGAATTTGCAG GCTTTACATGACCTTGGAGCGAGAAAGTATGTGTTGGCTGGGTTGGGCCTTATAGGATGCACACCAGCTGTGATGCATTCTCATGGGACAAATGGATCTTGTGTTGAAGAGCATAATGCTGCTACATACGATTATAATAACAAGCTTAAAGCTCTAGTGGATCAGTTCAATAACAGGTTCTCTGCTAATTCCAAATTCATCCTTATACACAATGGATCAAACGCCCTTGACATTGCACATG GGTTTTTGGTTTCGGATGCTGCTTGCTGCCCATCAGGGTGTAATCCCAACCAAAAGCCGTGCAATAATAGGAGTGACTATGTGTTTTGGGATGAAGTTCATCCCACCGAGGCATGGAACCTAGTTAATGCAATATCAGCTTATAATTCTACCATTGATCCAGCCTTTACTTATCCAATGAATATCAAGCAACTTGTAGACTGTGAAGTTAAGAGGGAATTGGAGTTCAGGAATGAATCCACTTCACAGCTCAGTGCCACTGAATAA
- the LOC100791176 gene encoding uncharacterized protein: MEAKTKPWLALSLFLLATNCMQQCVHGESQVPCMFVLGDSLSDNGNNNNLQTNASSNYRPYGIDYPTGPTGRFTNGKNIIDFISEYLGFTEPIPPNANTSGSDILKGANYASGAAGILFKSGKHLGDNIHLGEQIRNHRATITKIVRRLGGSGRAREYLKKCLYYVNIGSNDYINNYFLPQFYPTSRTYTLERYTDILIKQYSDDIKKLHRSGARKFAIVGLGLIGCTPNAISRRGTNGEVCVAELNNAAFLFSNKLKSQVDQFKNTFPDSKFSFVNSTAGALDESLGFTVANVPCCPTRPDGQCVENGTPCQNRNAHVFYDEYHVSSAACNFIAMGSVSQFQNLLPHHPTTFPPLVLFLEMACETKSWLVMFLVFLVANCMQHCVHGVSQVPCLFIFGDSMSDSGNNNELPTTSKSNFRPYGIDFPLGPTGRYTNGRTEIDIITQFLGFEKFIPPFANTSGSDILKGVNYASGGSGIRNETGWHYGAAIGLGLQLANHRVIVSEIATKLGSPDLARQYLEKCLYYVNIGSNDYMGNYFLPPFYPTSTIYTIEEFTQVLIEELSLNLQALHDIGARKYALAGLGLIGCTPGMVSAHGTNGSCAEEQNLAAFNFNNKLKARVDQFNNDFYYANSKFIFINTQALAIELRDKYGFPVPETPCCLPGLTGECVPDQEPCYNRNDYVFFDAFHPTEQWNLLNALTSYNSTTNSAFTYPMDIKHLVDHEIKMELELTNESTSQLSATE, from the exons ATGGAAGCTAAGACTAAGCCATGGTTGGCTCTATCTCTATTTCTATTGGCTACAAATTGCATGCAACAATGTGTCCATGGAGAATCGCAAGTGCCTTGCATGTTCGTCCTTGGGGACTCTCTATCTGACAATGGaaataacaacaaccttcaaacaAATGCAAGTTCCAATTACAGACCATATGGCATCGACTACCCAACAGGCCCCACCGGAAGATTTACCaatggaaaaaatataattgacttCATTA GTGAATATTTGGGATTTACGGAACCCATTCCACCCAATGCAAACACTAGTGGCTCGGACATACTTAAAGGTGCCAACTATGCATCTGGAGCAGCTGGTATTCTCTTTAAGAGCGGCAAGCACCTG GGTGACAATATTCATTTGGGAGAACAGATTAGAAATCACAGAGCAACGATTACCAAAATCGTTAGACGACTTGGAGGAAGTGGCAGAGCTAGAGAATACCTTAAGAAGTGCTTGTATTACGTGAACATAGGTAGCAATGATTACATAAACAATTACTTCCTTCCCCAGTTTTACCCAACAAGCCGCACCTATACCCTTGAGCGATATACGGACATTCTTATAAAGCAGTATTCTGATGATATAAAG AAACTGCATAGGAGTGGGGCAAGAAAATTCGCGATAGTTGGGCTGGGTCTTATAGGATGCACTCCAAATGCCATATCTAGGCGTGGGACAAATGGAGAAGTGTGTGTTGCTGAGCTCAATAATGCTGCGTTCCTATTCAGTAACAAGCTTAAATCTCAAGTGGACCAATTCAAAAACACCTTCCCTGATTCCAAATTCAGCTTTGTAAACAGCACAGCTGGAGCCCTTGATGAATCCCTTG GTTTCACCGTTGCGAATGTTCCTTGTTGCCCTACGAGGCCAGATGGACAGTGTGTTGAGAATGGAACACCATGCCAGAATAGAAATGCACACGTGTTTTATGATGAATACCATGTCTCATCAGCTGCCTGCAATTTCATTGCAATGGGTTCAGTAAGCCAATTCCAGAACCTT TTACCACACCACCCTACTACATTCCCACCTTTAGTCTTGTTCTTAGAGATGGCTTGTGAAACCAAGTCATGGTTGGTtatgtttcttgttttcttgGTTGCTAATTGCATGCAACATTGTGTCCACGGGGTGTCTCAAGTGCCTTGCCTTTTTATCTTTGGGGACTCTATGTCTGATAGTGGAAACAACAATGAACTTCCAACCACTTCAAAATCTAATTTCAGACCATATGGGATCGACTTTCCATTAGGACCAACTGGGAGATATACCAATGGCCGAACAGAAATTGACATAATCA CTCAATTTCTGGGATTTGAGAAATTTATCCCACCCTTTGCAAACACTAGTGGTTCAGACATACTTAAAGGTGTTAACTATGCATCAGGTGGATCTGGTATACGCAACGAAACTGGCTGGCATTAT GGTGCTGCTATCGGCTTGGGATTACAGTTAGCAAATCACAGAGTCATAGTATCTGAAATTGCTACCAAACTTGGAAGTCCTGACTTAGCTCGACAATACCTTGAAAAATGCTTGTATTATGTGAACATAGGCAGCAATGATTACATGGGCAATTACTTCCTTCCCCCGTTCTACCCAACAAGCACCATTTATACCATTGAGGAGTTTACACAAGTTCTGATTGAAGAGTTATCTCTGAATTTACAG GCTTTACATGACATTGGAGCAAGAAAGTATGCCTTGGCTGGGTTGGGCCTTATAGGATGCACCCCAGGTATGGTGAGTGCTCATGGGACAAATGGATCATGTGCTGAAGAGCAAAATCTCGCTGCATTCAATTTCAATAACAAGCTTAAAGCTCGAGTGGATCAATTCAACAATGATTTCTATTATGCTAATTCCAAATTCATCTTTATAAACACTCAAGCATTGGCCATTGAGCTTCGCGATAAATATG GTTTTCCGGTTCCGGAAACTCCTTGCTGCCTACCGGGATTAACAGGGGAGTGTGTTCCTGATCAAGAGCCGTGCTATAATAGGAATGACTATGTGTTTTTTGATGCTTTCCATCCCACCGAGCAATGGAACCTACTCAATGCATTGACATCTTATAATTCTACCACTAATTCAGCCTTCACTTATCCAATGGATATCAAGCACCTTGTTGATCATGAAATTAAGATGGAATTGGAGCTCACAAATGAGTCCACTTCACAACTTAGTGCCACTGAATAA
- the LOC100790650 gene encoding floral homeotic protein AGAMOUS isoform X1 yields MVFPNPSMSVSPQKKMGGGKIEIKRIENTTNRQVTFCKRRNGLLKKAYELSVLCDAEVALIVFSSRGRLYEYANNSVKATIERYKKACSDSSGAGSASEANAQFYQQEADKLRAQISSLQNNNRQMMGESLGPLTAKELKNLETKLEKGISRIRSKKNELLFAEIEYMQKREIDLHNNNQLLRAKIAEGERNHHNLAVLPGGSNYDSLQTSQQQFDSRGYFQVTGLQPNNQYARQDQMSLQLV; encoded by the exons ATGGTTTTTCCAAACCCATCCATGTCAGTTTCTCCACAGAAGAAGATGGGGGGGGGGAAGATTGAGATCAAGAGGATTGAGAACACCACCAATCGCCAAGTCACCTTCTGCAAGCGCAGAAACGGCTTGCTCAAGAAAGCATATGAATTATCTGTGCTTTGTGATGCAGAGGTTGCTCTAATTGTCTTCTCTAGCCGTGGACGCCTCTATGAATATGCTAATaacag TGTCAAAGCAACCATCGAGAggtacaaaaaagcatgttCAGATTCGTCCGGTGCTGGATCTGCTTCTGAGGCTAATGCACAG TTTTACCAGCAAGAAGCGGATAAACTTCGTGCACAAATTAGTAGCCTGCAGAATAACAACAG GCAAATGATGGGTGAGTCTTTGGGCCCTCTGACTGCCAAGGAACTCAAAAACCTGGAGACTAAATTAGAAAAAGGAATTAGTAGGATTCGTTCAAAAAAG AATGAGCTGCTATTTGCTGAAATTGAGTACATGCAGAAAAGG GAGATAGACTTGCACAACAACAACCAGCTTCTTCGAGCAAAG ATAGCTGAAGGTGAGAGGAACCACCATAACTTGGCCGTGTTGCCGGGCGGCTCAAACTATGATTCTTTGCAGACTTCTCAGCAGCAATTTGATTCTCGTGGCTACTTCCAAGTCACTGGATTACAACCCAATAATCAGTATGCACGGCAAGATCAGATGTCGCTTCAATTAGT ATGA
- the LOC100790650 gene encoding floral homeotic protein AGAMOUS isoform X2: MVFPNPSMSVSPQKKMGGGKIEIKRIENTTNRQVTFCKRRNGLLKKAYELSVLCDAEVALIVFSSRGRLYEYANNSVKATIERYKKACSDSSGAGSASEANAQFYQQEADKLRAQISSLQNNNRQMMGESLGPLTAKELKNLETKLEKGISRIRSKKNELLFAEIEYMQKREIDLHNNNQLLRAKIAEGERNHHNLAVLPGGSNYDSLQTSQQQFDSRGYFQVTGLQPNNQYARQDQMSLQLV, encoded by the exons ATGGTTTTTCCAAACCCATCCATGTCAGTTTCTCCACAGAAGAAGATGGGGGGGGGGAAGATTGAGATCAAGAGGATTGAGAACACCACCAATCGCCAAGTCACCTTCTGCAAGCGCAGAAACGGCTTGCTCAAGAAAGCATATGAATTATCTGTGCTTTGTGATGCAGAGGTTGCTCTAATTGTCTTCTCTAGCCGTGGACGCCTCTATGAATATGCTAATaacag TGTCAAAGCAACCATCGAGAggtacaaaaaagcatgttCAGATTCGTCCGGTGCTGGATCTGCTTCTGAGGCTAATGCACAG TTTTACCAGCAAGAAGCGGATAAACTTCGTGCACAAATTAGTAGCCTGCAGAATAACAACAG GCAAATGATGGGTGAGTCTTTGGGCCCTCTGACTGCCAAGGAACTCAAAAACCTGGAGACTAAATTAGAAAAAGGAATTAGTAGGATTCGTTCAAAAAAG AATGAGCTGCTATTTGCTGAAATTGAGTACATGCAGAAAAGG GAGATAGACTTGCACAACAACAACCAGCTTCTTCGAGCAAAG ATAGCTGAAGGTGAGAGGAACCACCATAACTTGGCCGTGTTGCCGGGCGGCTCAAACTATGATTCTTTGCAGACTTCTCAGCAGCAATTTGATTCTCGTGGCTACTTCCAAGTCACTGGATTACAACCCAATAATCAGTATGCACGGCAAGATCAGATGTCGCTTCAATTAGTGTAA
- the LOC100799622 gene encoding GDSL esterase/lipase At1g29670 isoform X1, whose product MTCETKTWLVMLLFLVANYMMQHCVHGVSQVPCLFIFGDSLSDSGNNNELPTSAKSNFRPYGIDFPLGPTGRFTNGRTEIDIITQLLGFEKFIPPFANTSGSNILKGVNYASGGAGIRIETGSDMGATISLGLQLANHRVIVSEIATKLGSPDLARQYLEKCLYYLNTGNNDYMGNYFRPQLYPASRIYSLEQYAQALIEELSLNLQALHDLGARKYVLAGLGLIGCTPAVMHSHGTNGSCVEEHNAATYDYNNKLKALVDQFNNRFSANSKFILIHNGSNALDIAHGFLVSDAACCPSGCNPNQKPCNNRSDYVFWDEVHPTEAWNLVNAISAYNSTIDPAFTYPMNIKQLVDCEVKRELEFRNESTSQLSATE is encoded by the exons ATGACTTGTGAAACCAAGACATGGTTGGTTATGCTTCTTTTCTTGGTTGCTAACTACATGATGCAACATTGTGTCCATGGGGTATCCCAAGTTCCTTGCCTTTTCATCTTTGGGGACTCTTTATCTGATAGTGGAAACAACAATGAACTTCCAACCTCTGCAAAATCTAATTTCAGACCATATGGGATCGACTTTCCATTAGGACCAACTGGAAGATTTACCAATGGCAGAACAGAAATTGACATAATTA CTCAACTTCTGGGATTTGAGAAATTCATTCCACCCTTTGCAAACACTAGTGGTTCAAACATACTTAAAGGTGTTAACTATGCATCAGGTGGAGCTGGAATACGCATTGAAACCGGCTCGGACATG GGTGCTACTATCAGCTTGGGATTACAGTTAGCAAATCACAGAGTCATAGTTTCTGAAATTGCTACGAAACTTGGAAGTCCTGACTTAGCTCGACAATACCTTGAAAAGTGCTTGTATTATTTGAACACAGGCAACAATGATTACATGGGCAACTACTTCCGTCCCCAGCTCTACCCAGCAAGCCGCATTTATAGCCTTGAGCAGTATGCACAAGCTCTGATTGAAGAGTTATCTCTGAATTTGCAG GCTTTACATGACCTTGGAGCGAGAAAGTATGTGTTGGCTGGGTTGGGCCTTATAGGATGCACACCAGCTGTGATGCATTCTCATGGGACAAATGGATCTTGTGTTGAAGAGCATAATGCTGCTACATACGATTATAATAACAAGCTTAAAGCTCTAGTGGATCAGTTCAATAACAGGTTCTCTGCTAATTCCAAATTCATCCTTATACACAATGGATCAAACGCCCTTGACATTGCACATG GGTTTTTGGTTTCGGATGCTGCTTGCTGCCCATCAGGGTGTAATCCCAACCAAAAGCCGTGCAATAATAGGAGTGACTATGTGTTTTGGGATGAAGTTCATCCCACCGAGGCATGGAACCTAGTTAATGCAATATCAGCTTATAATTCTACCATTGATCCAGCCTTTACTTATCCAATGAATATCAAGCAACTTGTAGACTGTGAAGTTAAGAGGGAATTGGAGTTCAGGAATGAATCCACTTCACAGCTCAGTGCCACTGAATAA